Proteins from a genomic interval of Treponema succinifaciens DSM 2489:
- the recG gene encoding ATP-dependent DNA helicase RecG, producing the protein MILSELGAAVETLSGVGPAAAKKFASLNIFTVADLLSVFPRDYEDRTKRIPLRDYVNFPKVHTICKVTAHQWFGYGKMKTLKIAITDGSANAWLVAFNRDFLEKSLPEGSIIAVTGKFETKYNELQSSSFEASRISFDGNLADFENIPVPDSAVIPIYPLTEGLTQKVYRKTVAQALKQYAKNISNEIPDKIIKERNLLNKSEAILFVHQPQTLNQAQEARKTLIYEELYLFEYKMLERALMHRGTLPLQDFVPEAYPYFSTPDSETGLEQIRNEFQKSLSPRQKQIFSSLNFELTLDQMNSILEMNRDIDKSQTECNTMLNAPQKLSKPPFSMQRLLQGDVGSGKTLVSFFVCARTIDYGGQCAILAPTELLARQHAENAAKLLEPAGIKTAFLTGNLKASGRQSLLNALRDGNIDIVIGTHALFSRNTQYKNLQLAVIDEQHRFGVTQRESIISKGRISFKHMAHSPDLLMMSATPIPQTLALTAFGDLDISVIKTMPKGRLPVKTYLTVFGNERNVYEAIRKELNAGHQAYFVYPRIAENPQAEQTEKTSLKSAEEMFDFLSKEVYPNFKCALIHGKTDDEQQAEILKKFSSGNIQVLVATTVVEVGVDVPNATCIAIEHAERFGLAELHQLRGRVGRGKFQSYCFLTYSKNITETGISRLKALHQSNDGFFIAEEDLKLRGPGEVFGTAQSGYFALNIADLSRDKEILKTARYNALCQLKQRNP; encoded by the coding sequence ATGATTCTTTCTGAACTTGGAGCCGCTGTAGAAACACTTTCCGGTGTGGGTCCGGCAGCGGCAAAAAAATTCGCCAGCCTGAATATTTTCACAGTGGCCGATTTGCTTTCTGTTTTTCCGCGCGACTACGAAGACAGAACAAAACGGATTCCGCTAAGAGATTACGTAAATTTTCCAAAAGTCCACACAATCTGCAAAGTAACGGCTCACCAGTGGTTTGGCTACGGCAAAATGAAAACCTTAAAAATCGCAATAACCGACGGAAGCGCAAACGCTTGGCTTGTCGCATTCAACCGGGACTTTCTTGAAAAATCTCTGCCAGAAGGAAGCATCATCGCCGTAACTGGAAAATTTGAAACAAAATACAACGAGCTTCAGTCTTCATCTTTTGAAGCGTCAAGAATTTCATTCGACGGAAATTTAGCGGACTTTGAAAATATTCCAGTTCCAGACAGTGCGGTAATTCCAATCTATCCGCTTACAGAAGGACTCACTCAAAAAGTCTACAGAAAAACTGTTGCGCAAGCATTAAAGCAATACGCAAAAAACATAAGCAACGAAATTCCAGACAAAATCATAAAAGAACGGAATCTTTTAAATAAAAGCGAAGCGATTCTTTTTGTTCACCAGCCGCAAACTTTGAATCAGGCGCAGGAAGCTAGAAAAACTTTAATTTACGAAGAGCTTTACCTTTTTGAATACAAAATGCTGGAACGCGCTCTTATGCACCGCGGAACTTTGCCTTTGCAGGATTTTGTTCCAGAAGCATATCCGTACTTTTCCACGCCAGATTCAGAAACAGGTCTTGAGCAGATAAGAAATGAATTCCAGAAAAGCCTTTCGCCTCGTCAGAAACAGATTTTCAGCAGCTTGAATTTTGAACTTACATTGGATCAGATGAATTCAATTTTAGAAATGAACCGCGATATTGACAAAAGCCAGACGGAATGCAACACAATGCTGAACGCTCCGCAAAAACTTTCAAAGCCTCCGTTTTCCATGCAGCGGCTTTTGCAAGGAGATGTCGGCTCCGGAAAAACGCTTGTATCCTTTTTTGTCTGCGCACGTACAATTGACTACGGCGGACAATGCGCAATTCTCGCTCCCACAGAACTTCTTGCCCGCCAGCACGCAGAAAACGCCGCAAAACTTTTAGAGCCAGCCGGAATCAAAACTGCATTTCTCACAGGAAATTTAAAAGCCTCTGGCAGGCAGTCTCTTTTAAATGCTCTTAGAGACGGAAATATTGACATTGTAATTGGAACCCATGCGCTTTTCAGCAGAAACACGCAGTACAAAAATCTTCAGCTTGCGGTAATAGACGAGCAACATAGATTCGGAGTAACGCAAAGAGAATCGATTATTTCAAAAGGAAGAATCTCATTCAAGCACATGGCGCATTCTCCGGATCTTTTAATGATGAGCGCGACACCAATTCCGCAAACATTGGCACTGACTGCATTCGGTGATCTTGACATAAGCGTAATAAAAACCATGCCAAAAGGAAGGCTTCCTGTAAAAACTTATCTTACAGTTTTCGGAAATGAACGCAACGTCTACGAAGCCATAAGAAAAGAGTTGAATGCAGGTCATCAGGCATATTTTGTTTACCCAAGAATCGCAGAAAATCCGCAGGCAGAACAAACTGAAAAAACTTCGCTAAAATCTGCGGAAGAAATGTTCGATTTTCTTTCAAAAGAAGTTTATCCGAATTTCAAATGTGCGCTTATCCACGGAAAAACTGACGATGAACAGCAGGCTGAAATACTAAAAAAATTTTCAAGCGGAAATATTCAAGTTCTTGTTGCAACAACAGTTGTAGAAGTCGGAGTCGATGTTCCAAACGCAACCTGTATTGCAATTGAACACGCAGAACGGTTTGGTCTTGCGGAACTTCATCAGCTTCGCGGAAGAGTCGGGCGAGGAAAATTCCAGTCATACTGCTTCTTAACTTACAGCAAAAATATCACCGAAACTGGAATCTCGCGATTAAAGGCACTGCACCAAAGTAACGATGGATTTTTCATTGCGGAAGAAGATTTAAAGCTGCGTGGTCCTGGAGAAGTCTTTGGAACAGCCCAGTCAGGATATTTCGCATTGAACATAGCCGACTTAAGCCGTGATAAAGAAATTCTCAAGACCGCACGTTACAACGCTTTATGCCAGCTTAAGCAACGTAATCCTTAA
- the nusB gene encoding transcription antitermination factor NusB: MSRRNGRIFAVQALYSYDVGKASLEDLLKLEWLKEDSENNPSGKFVLPETVTETSETEDFSQSRAESYDFARLLISGTINHIQEIDEKIKAHLTANWNFDRLNRVTLSILRISVFALLYQKELKPTIIIDEAIAISKEFGTDDSFRFINAILDTISKEEVA, from the coding sequence GTGTCCAGAAGAAACGGTCGTATTTTTGCGGTTCAGGCTCTCTATTCCTATGATGTCGGCAAGGCCTCTCTTGAGGATTTGCTGAAGCTTGAATGGCTGAAAGAAGATTCTGAAAATAATCCAAGCGGAAAATTTGTCCTGCCCGAAACTGTAACGGAAACTTCTGAAACTGAAGATTTTTCCCAGTCGCGGGCGGAGTCCTATGATTTTGCACGTTTGCTGATTTCAGGAACAATAAATCATATTCAGGAAATTGATGAAAAAATAAAGGCGCATTTGACTGCGAATTGGAATTTTGACCGCTTGAACAGAGTTACACTTTCCATTTTGCGTATCAGCGTTTTTGCATTGCTTTATCAAAAAGAACTTAAGCCCACAATAATTATTGATGAAGCCATTGCAATTTCAAAAGAATTTGGAACAGACGATTCTTTTAGATTTATAAATGCAATTCTTGATACAATCAGCAAAGAAGAGGTAGCGTGA
- a CDS encoding co-chaperone GroES — protein sequence MKVKPLADRVLVKQVAAETKTAGGLIIPDTAQEKTQQAVVEAVGPGTEKEKITVKPGEKILYDKYAGTGIKIDGEDYLILKNCDIIAVVE from the coding sequence ATGAAAGTAAAGCCATTGGCAGACAGAGTTTTGGTAAAGCAGGTTGCCGCAGAAACAAAAACAGCTGGCGGTCTTATTATTCCAGACACAGCACAGGAAAAAACCCAGCAGGCTGTTGTTGAGGCTGTTGGACCGGGAACTGAGAAGGAAAAAATCACTGTAAAGCCTGGTGAAAAGATTTTGTATGATAAGTACGCTGGAACAGGAATTAAGATTGATGGTGAAGACTACCTCATTCTTAAAAACTGCGACATTATTGCTGTTGTGGAGTAA
- a CDS encoding YggT family protein, producing the protein MFILRIFSAFLSLYSLLCLLRIIITWIPNYSYSKPADILAQICDPYMNLFRGIKWLRFGSFDFSPALALCILGAGSQLFSSLANGGYINLQMILAMILGIFFSILSSLIFFLIILFAIRLILIMINRDSYNTSGFMANQIDSSISSIVYRIARTFAIGRRITYKAALIISIIALLFLQFALRILLAFILSIIL; encoded by the coding sequence ATGTTTATCTTAAGAATATTTTCAGCATTTTTATCGCTATATTCTCTTTTATGTCTTTTGCGAATAATAATCACTTGGATTCCAAATTATTCATACAGCAAACCGGCGGATATTCTAGCTCAAATATGCGATCCATACATGAATCTTTTCCGCGGAATAAAATGGCTTAGATTCGGAAGCTTTGACTTTAGTCCCGCGCTTGCGTTATGCATTTTGGGCGCAGGCTCGCAGCTTTTTTCTAGCCTTGCAAACGGAGGCTACATAAATCTCCAGATGATTCTGGCAATGATTCTTGGAATTTTCTTTTCAATTCTGTCATCGCTCATTTTCTTTTTAATAATCCTTTTTGCAATACGGCTCATTTTGATAATGATAAACAGAGATTCGTACAACACAAGCGGATTCATGGCAAATCAGATTGACAGTTCAATTTCATCGATTGTCTACAGAATCGCAAGAACATTCGCAATTGGCAGACGCATAACTTACAAAGCCGCTTTGATAATTTCAATAATCGCGCTTTTATTTTTGCAGTTTGCCTTAAGAATTCTTTTAGCTTTTATTTTGTCAATAATTTTGTAA
- a CDS encoding alanine--tRNA ligase produces the protein MTANELRSKYIEFFKSKNHVEISGQSLIPENDPSVLFTTAGMHPLVPYLLGEKHPAGTRLTDYQKCIRTGDIDEVGDPSHLTCFEMLGNWSLGDYFKKESIGFSYEFLTSPKWLGLDPRKISVTVFAGDDNAPRDEEAATYWKENGMPEDKIAYLPASDNWWAAGPTGPCGPDTEIFYWVGEGLPPAGSNKGTDSENWMEIWNNVFMQYNRVDEKTLVPLPKKNVDTGMGLERTNCILQGKTSVYLTEVFQPIIAKIEELSSYKYGTDEEKDRSVRIIADHSRSAVFILGDQKGVSPSNVGAGYVLRRLIRRAVRHGMKLGIEKNFLADIAQAVIENFKCAYPELEQNKEKIFTELSAEENKFRDTLRKGEAEFQKLLPNLMKNPKKEISGKIAFRLYDTFGFPLELTQELGAENGFTVDVEGFKEAERKHQEASKTQDAGAAKGGLAEQSDTTTKYHTATHLLQQALVNVLGDKVAQKGSNITNERMRFDFTFDRPMTKEEIQKVEDIVNEQIKKDLPVTMEVMPLEKATAEGARALFTNKYGEDVKVYTIGEKDNWFSKEVCGGPHVQHTAQIGEFKIQKEQSSSAGVRRIRAVISGGLPLEK, from the coding sequence ATGACTGCAAACGAGTTACGTTCAAAATATATTGAATTTTTTAAATCAAAGAATCATGTTGAAATTTCAGGCCAGTCTTTAATTCCTGAAAACGATCCTTCCGTACTTTTTACAACTGCCGGAATGCATCCGCTTGTTCCGTATCTTTTGGGAGAAAAACATCCGGCAGGAACACGCCTTACAGATTACCAGAAATGCATCCGCACAGGTGATATTGATGAAGTGGGCGACCCTAGCCATCTTACCTGCTTTGAAATGCTGGGAAACTGGTCGCTGGGCGATTATTTTAAAAAAGAATCAATCGGCTTTTCCTATGAATTCCTTACAAGCCCAAAATGGCTCGGTCTTGATCCGCGTAAAATTTCTGTGACAGTTTTTGCCGGCGATGACAATGCTCCCCGCGATGAGGAAGCCGCTACTTACTGGAAAGAAAACGGAATGCCGGAAGACAAAATCGCATATCTTCCTGCAAGCGACAACTGGTGGGCTGCAGGTCCTACCGGTCCATGCGGTCCTGACACTGAGATTTTCTACTGGGTTGGAGAGGGACTTCCTCCTGCCGGCTCCAACAAAGGAACGGACAGCGAAAACTGGATGGAAATCTGGAACAACGTTTTTATGCAGTACAACCGCGTTGATGAAAAAACTCTTGTGCCGCTTCCAAAGAAAAATGTCGATACCGGAATGGGTCTTGAGCGCACAAACTGTATTCTGCAGGGAAAAACATCTGTCTATCTTACCGAGGTTTTCCAGCCGATTATTGCAAAAATCGAGGAGCTTTCTTCCTATAAATACGGCACGGATGAGGAAAAGGACAGAAGCGTCCGGATCATCGCAGACCATTCCCGCTCGGCGGTTTTTATTCTTGGCGACCAGAAAGGTGTTTCTCCTTCAAATGTCGGTGCGGGCTACGTTCTCCGCCGTCTGATCCGCCGTGCAGTCCGCCACGGAATGAAGCTCGGAATCGAAAAGAATTTCCTTGCGGATATTGCACAGGCAGTAATCGAAAATTTCAAGTGTGCATATCCGGAGCTTGAGCAGAACAAGGAAAAGATTTTCACGGAGCTTTCCGCGGAGGAAAATAAATTCCGCGACACTTTGCGCAAAGGCGAGGCGGAATTCCAGAAGCTTCTTCCGAACCTGATGAAAAATCCCAAGAAGGAAATTTCAGGCAAAATCGCATTCAGGCTTTACGACACATTCGGATTCCCGCTTGAGCTTACTCAGGAACTTGGTGCCGAAAACGGATTCACCGTCGATGTCGAGGGATTCAAGGAGGCCGAGCGCAAGCATCAGGAGGCTTCAAAAACTCAGGATGCAGGTGCTGCCAAGGGCGGACTTGCCGAACAGTCGGACACAACCACAAAATATCACACGGCGACCCACCTGCTTCAGCAGGCGCTTGTCAATGTTCTTGGAGACAAAGTCGCGCAGAAAGGCTCGAACATCACGAATGAGCGTATGAGATTTGACTTCACGTTTGACCGCCCGATGACAAAAGAGGAAATCCAGAAGGTCGAGGACATTGTGAACGAGCAGATTAAAAAAGATTTGCCTGTTACGATGGAAGTCATGCCGCTTGAAAAGGCGACGGCAGAAGGGGCGCGCGCACTGTTCACGAACAAATACGGCGAGGATGTGAAGGTCTACACAATCGGCGAAAAGGACAACTGGTTCAGCAAGGAAGTCTGCGGCGGACCGCACGTCCAGCACACGGCGCAGATCGGCGAATTCAAAATCCAGAAGGAACAGTCATCTTCCGCAGGAGTACGCAGAATCAGGGCTGTAATTTCCGGTGGACTTCCGTTGGAAAAATAA
- a CDS encoding MOSP complex formation periplasmic protein, TDE1658 family, which translates to MKKFSIGLLIFFAALGAFAQSDLQPLAVVKLNKSETITVKQLKTRANFIQKQYGMESLPIEQKQALLENLIAEKLITQAAAKEGLSVTDSQVDDAFLNTFSQQLGTRVSEAQLEDLIKKQTGKSLDDYIKEYSGMSKSEYKAYLKNQLIIQQYIFSKKQSEIQAVAATDEEIRNAYEMNKSTFVWNDMMKLFLVMVPKGSNDMAARALATDLRNKYKGDSKKLEEIKNSNENGTNYRAGDITVAKTAQQAQQLGWSIDRLNELFGKSAGYLSEVTETASDFQFYAVLKRYDAKMLSISDVVQPETTVTVYDYLKRNITSQKQSQYFTEAAQEISKSLDIPSNVDRKKTGDALKKLLNWQ; encoded by the coding sequence ATGAAAAAATTTTCTATTGGACTATTGATTTTCTTTGCTGCATTAGGAGCATTTGCCCAAAGTGATTTGCAGCCACTTGCAGTTGTAAAACTTAATAAATCAGAAACAATTACTGTAAAGCAGCTAAAAACACGCGCAAATTTCATTCAGAAGCAGTACGGAATGGAATCTCTTCCTATTGAGCAGAAGCAGGCTCTCTTGGAAAATCTTATCGCTGAAAAACTGATTACTCAGGCAGCGGCAAAAGAAGGACTTTCTGTTACAGACAGTCAGGTTGATGATGCTTTCTTGAATACATTTAGCCAGCAGCTTGGCACTCGTGTTTCAGAAGCTCAGCTTGAAGACTTGATTAAAAAGCAGACAGGAAAATCCTTGGATGACTATATAAAAGAATATAGCGGAATGTCAAAGTCTGAATATAAGGCTTACTTGAAAAATCAGCTTATTATTCAACAATATATATTTTCAAAAAAGCAGTCTGAAATTCAGGCAGTGGCAGCAACTGATGAAGAAATCCGCAATGCTTATGAAATGAATAAGTCAACTTTTGTTTGGAACGACATGATGAAACTTTTCCTTGTTATGGTTCCAAAGGGAAGCAATGATATGGCGGCTCGTGCTTTGGCAACAGATTTAAGAAATAAATACAAAGGCGATTCAAAGAAATTAGAAGAAATTAAAAATTCAAACGAAAACGGAACTAATTACAGAGCTGGCGACATTACAGTTGCAAAAACGGCTCAGCAAGCTCAGCAGCTTGGATGGTCAATTGACAGGCTTAATGAGCTTTTTGGAAAATCCGCTGGCTATCTTTCTGAAGTTACAGAAACTGCTTCCGACTTCCAGTTTTATGCTGTTCTAAAAAGGTACGATGCAAAAATGCTTTCAATCAGCGATGTTGTTCAGCCAGAAACAACTGTAACTGTATACGATTATTTGAAACGCAATATTACTTCTCAGAAACAGAGCCAGTATTTTACAGAAGCCGCTCAGGAAATTTCAAAGTCGCTTGATATTCCTTCAAATGTTGACCGCAAAAAAACTGGCGATGCTCTTAAAAAGCTCCTTAATTGGCAATAG
- a CDS encoding sigma-70 family RNA polymerase sigma factor → MTSVSAKDLDVVRIHLNEIKKIPLLTNDEEIQLATRAAAGDKAARDKLLTSNMRFVIKIASQYLNKGLEYEDLISEGYLGLMKALDHFDVSKGYHFISYAVWWIRQSIMKAIVDFGRPIRLPVNKDAELTEIKRACHSVNPHGKKSEEEELEEVALKLGMTKHHIREMLNISQEMISLDSPISGDSDTALVDTVSAGTFTPEDAAIDASLKTEIDKAFVGLDKKSVEVLNMRYGLNGQGERTLKEVGEKMNLSRERVRQIEKHAIAKIRANKICDISLKDYVA, encoded by the coding sequence ATGACTAGTGTTTCAGCAAAAGATTTGGACGTTGTGAGGATTCATCTGAATGAAATAAAGAAAATTCCTCTTCTTACAAATGACGAAGAAATTCAGCTTGCAACAAGAGCTGCTGCTGGAGACAAAGCCGCAAGAGATAAACTTTTGACTTCCAATATGCGCTTTGTTATAAAAATTGCTTCACAGTATTTGAACAAAGGTCTTGAATACGAAGATTTGATAAGTGAAGGCTATCTTGGACTTATGAAGGCTCTCGACCATTTTGATGTAAGCAAAGGCTACCATTTTATATCTTATGCTGTCTGGTGGATTCGCCAGAGCATAATGAAAGCGATTGTTGATTTTGGTCGCCCGATCCGTCTGCCTGTAAATAAAGATGCTGAGCTTACTGAAATAAAAAGAGCGTGTCACAGCGTAAATCCGCATGGAAAAAAATCAGAGGAAGAAGAACTTGAAGAAGTTGCGCTCAAACTTGGAATGACAAAGCACCATATAAGAGAAATGCTTAATATTTCGCAGGAAATGATAAGCTTGGATTCTCCTATCAGCGGCGATTCTGATACTGCGCTTGTTGACACAGTTTCTGCCGGAACTTTTACGCCGGAAGATGCAGCTATCGATGCTTCTTTGAAAACTGAAATTGACAAGGCTTTTGTCGGCTTGGATAAAAAATCAGTTGAAGTTCTTAATATGCGCTATGGTCTTAATGGTCAAGGCGAAAGAACATTGAAAGAAGTCGGCGAGAAAATGAATCTTTCAAGAGAACGTGTTCGCCAGATTGAAAAACATGCGATTGCAAAAATCCGTGCAAACAAAATCTGCGATATTTCTCTTAAGGATTACGTTGCTTAA
- a CDS encoding tetratricopeptide repeat protein, protein MSKKSICIAALCCLAAVLVCSCSSHSEGSSFTSALDSVDAAVSQNSVEDALKSLKKLEKKAYASYEFLGIAKRYFFLGEPNLAERVLKKSLKKNPKNPELSAVYANFLLRKNRLEEAFQISLCLKNSRYSSIYAECVLKKALVAIENGEPVLESAFNSVSQKKKNKSAEIKTSEEIKEIFCSPDFISVYKNAFDGSDETLWIFNAASIFMRGGEFKNAVALYPKKISSNKESLFWGCVFFDSGLYAESIAVLEASSRLASFAEKTDLPTKTEILSLESDGFYIEGEENSSEEIRQNLIQNFSKIPPQIYMNSAMFAKRNGNFETEQKLLEFLSANFPDYLPGLAALGEFSLEQIKNQHEDFLSQKIRNAGLKTLSMEKKAKVPVVPFDSVLEKLDSIIASQSSEALVLKDALVAQKNKLDKTEKPVSDIWLMLEKNVSAENIYPESVLKHCVFSLLNENSESDAETLFDSYYKSKYDFLPEDSPENLELWECELCAWFACKKGNFKSGISLYNFIAENYGNRIVALNSSSKNSSIINAFVNLGVLYASVDRLPEALDSLNTASAKSSEGKEKSEILFRIAQLEWKQGNLYGASRALKYALSLDSENNKARLLQKKIQAEK, encoded by the coding sequence GTGAGCAAAAAATCAATCTGCATTGCGGCTTTGTGCTGCTTGGCGGCAGTTTTAGTTTGTTCATGCTCATCTCATTCTGAAGGTTCATCTTTTACTTCCGCGCTGGATTCTGTTGATGCCGCTGTTTCTCAGAATTCCGTGGAAGACGCTTTAAAATCCCTAAAAAAACTTGAAAAAAAAGCCTACGCTTCTTATGAATTCCTTGGAATTGCAAAACGCTATTTTTTCCTTGGCGAACCAAACTTAGCGGAACGAGTTTTAAAAAAAAGTCTTAAAAAAAATCCCAAAAATCCCGAGCTTTCCGCTGTGTATGCGAATTTTCTTTTGAGAAAAAATCGTCTTGAAGAAGCGTTTCAAATTTCACTTTGTTTAAAAAATTCCAGATATTCTTCGATTTATGCAGAATGCGTTTTAAAAAAAGCTTTGGTTGCTATAGAAAATGGCGAGCCTGTTTTGGAATCGGCATTCAATTCTGTTTCTCAAAAAAAGAAAAATAAATCTGCGGAAATAAAAACTTCGGAAGAAATAAAAGAAATTTTTTGCAGTCCGGATTTTATTTCTGTGTACAAAAATGCTTTTGATGGTTCGGATGAAACCCTCTGGATTTTTAATGCCGCTTCAATTTTTATGCGTGGCGGTGAATTTAAAAATGCAGTGGCTTTATATCCAAAGAAAATTTCTAGCAATAAGGAAAGCCTTTTTTGGGGCTGTGTTTTTTTTGATTCAGGGCTTTATGCGGAAAGCATTGCCGTTTTGGAAGCCAGCTCAAGACTTGCTTCGTTTGCGGAAAAAACTGATTTGCCCACAAAAACTGAAATCCTTTCTCTTGAATCAGATGGATTTTATATTGAAGGCGAAGAAAATTCTTCCGAGGAAATTCGTCAAAATCTTATTCAGAATTTTTCAAAGATTCCGCCGCAAATATACATGAACAGCGCAATGTTTGCCAAGCGGAATGGAAACTTTGAAACTGAGCAAAAACTACTCGAATTTCTTTCTGCTAATTTTCCTGATTATTTGCCTGGGCTTGCGGCTCTTGGAGAATTTTCACTTGAACAGATAAAAAATCAGCATGAAGATTTTCTTTCTCAAAAAATTAGAAACGCCGGATTAAAAACTTTGAGCATGGAAAAAAAAGCCAAAGTTCCGGTTGTGCCGTTTGATTCTGTTCTTGAAAAATTGGATTCTATTATTGCATCCCAAAGTTCAGAAGCCTTGGTTTTAAAAGACGCGCTTGTTGCTCAAAAAAATAAACTTGACAAAACTGAAAAGCCTGTTTCTGACATTTGGCTGATGCTTGAAAAAAATGTTTCCGCGGAAAATATTTATCCTGAATCTGTTTTAAAGCACTGCGTTTTTTCTCTTTTAAATGAAAATTCCGAGTCGGATGCGGAAACTCTTTTTGATTCGTATTACAAGTCGAAGTATGATTTTTTGCCTGAAGATTCGCCGGAAAATCTTGAGCTTTGGGAATGTGAGCTTTGCGCCTGGTTTGCCTGTAAAAAGGGAAACTTTAAATCTGGGATTTCTCTTTACAATTTTATCGCGGAAAATTATGGAAATCGGATTGTCGCATTAAATTCTTCTTCAAAAAATTCTTCAATTATAAATGCGTTTGTCAATCTTGGCGTTTTGTATGCCAGTGTTGACCGTCTGCCGGAAGCTTTGGATTCGCTTAACACGGCTTCCGCAAAATCATCTGAAGGAAAAGAAAAGTCTGAAATTTTGTTTAGAATTGCGCAGCTTGAATGGAAGCAAGGAAATTTGTATGGTGCTTCAAGAGCTTTAAAATACGCGCTTTCATTGGATTCTGAAAATAACAAAGCTCGTTTGCTTCAGAAAAAAATTCAGGCGGAAAAATGA